From a single Longimicrobiaceae bacterium genomic region:
- a CDS encoding glycosyltransferase family 2 protein, with product MVERGSTPASSPSDGPQIPEALRADFAVLIPAYNEVENMPALFSELRATFARHRLNGEIILVDDGSTDGTYEAAEREAAGMPRAKVLRHRRNQGKTEAMVTGAAAAESTYVILFDADLQHATEEIPRFLAKLAEGWDIVTGRKVGRYEKQAVSRTYNWLSQRLFNVPVRDLNSMKAFRREILEEIPLRHDWHRFFIVLAHDRGWTMSEIDIELLPRRAGMSKYSGRSRIAVGVNDLVVVWFYLKFSAKPMQFFGGWGIGLILLGILVGLVAVVLRVAGWMPPFGYRPLLTLVLLLETVGFMLFGFGFTAELIATLRSEVDQLRRQRRQQ from the coding sequence ATGGTAGAGCGAGGCTCCACCCCTGCCTCGTCGCCGTCCGACGGTCCGCAGATCCCCGAGGCGCTTCGCGCCGACTTTGCCGTCCTCATCCCCGCCTACAACGAGGTCGAGAACATGCCCGCGCTCTTCTCGGAGCTGCGGGCCACCTTCGCTCGCCATCGGCTGAACGGCGAGATCATCCTGGTCGACGATGGATCGACCGATGGCACCTACGAGGCGGCGGAACGGGAGGCGGCGGGAATGCCGCGGGCGAAGGTACTTCGGCACCGGCGGAACCAGGGGAAGACGGAGGCGATGGTGACCGGCGCGGCGGCGGCGGAGAGCACCTACGTCATCCTCTTCGACGCCGACCTGCAGCACGCGACCGAGGAGATCCCCCGCTTCCTCGCCAAGCTGGCGGAGGGGTGGGACATCGTGACCGGCCGAAAGGTGGGGCGGTATGAAAAGCAGGCGGTAAGCCGGACCTACAACTGGCTCTCGCAGCGCCTCTTCAACGTGCCGGTGCGGGACCTCAACTCAATGAAGGCCTTCCGACGGGAGATACTGGAGGAGATCCCGCTGCGGCACGACTGGCACCGCTTCTTCATCGTCCTGGCTCACGACCGCGGGTGGACGATGAGCGAGATCGACATCGAGCTGTTGCCGCGGCGGGCGGGGATGTCGAAGTACTCCGGCCGGAGCCGCATCGCGGTCGGCGTCAACGACCTGGTGGTGGTCTGGTTCTACCTGAAGTTCAGCGCCAAGCCGATGCAGTTCTTCGGTGGGTGGGGAATCGGTTTGATCCTGCTCGGCATTCTGGTCGGCCTGGTGGCCGTTGTGCTGCGCGTGGCGGGCTGGATGCCGCCCTTCGGTTACCGCCCGCTACTGACCCTGGTGCTGCTGCTGGAGACGGTGGGCTTTATGCTCTTCGGCTTCGGCTTCACCGCCGAGCTGATCGCCACTCTGCGCAGCGAGGTGGACCAGCTCAGGCGGCAGCGGCGGCAGCAGTAA
- the rpoN gene encoding RNA polymerase factor sigma-54 has protein sequence MKTGLYQGTALKQEMKINPRLYQAMDLLYMPLLDLQQHLKQELLNNPFLEMAEEAEAEEVPEVKEEKKEDDEEIDWEEILLNGFEAGGRREEYEQREYYEPISVATRDLGDHLRDQLTLLRLSPRELLLGEEIIGNISDEGYLVCPLETVVQSLNEFLGEEGSDWAGSEDEQRPYTMQEAQEMLRLIQGFDPPGIGARDLRECILLQLRDAAAQELTAKSGGIEPTDEELEEVLAGSLAYRIARDYFDQLINHRWSEISKELSITPRDVQDAADEISKLDPKPGLKYGSHDDNYITPDLVVEKVGDDYLVFLNDTNLPRLKLSKTYREIAKDKKKFAGENKEFISNKLNSANWMIQAIEQRRQTMLKVMNFIVDRQRDFFEKGVQYLKPLTLREVAEVIDMHESTVSRVTNEKYVQTPRGVLPLKFFFSSGLSTTSGEEVSARGIKAQIQKLVAEENPAKPLTDQAIVNILKKEGIQIARRTVAKYRDQLGILSARMRKRV, from the coding sequence ATGAAGACGGGTCTGTACCAGGGCACTGCGCTCAAGCAGGAGATGAAGATCAATCCACGCCTGTATCAGGCGATGGATCTGCTCTATATGCCCCTGCTCGACCTGCAGCAGCACCTGAAGCAGGAACTGCTGAACAATCCCTTCCTCGAGATGGCAGAGGAGGCGGAGGCTGAAGAGGTTCCTGAGGTCAAGGAGGAAAAGAAGGAGGACGACGAAGAGATCGACTGGGAGGAGATCCTCCTCAACGGCTTCGAAGCGGGCGGTCGGCGCGAGGAGTACGAGCAGCGCGAGTACTACGAGCCGATCTCGGTGGCGACGCGGGATCTGGGCGACCACCTCCGGGACCAGCTCACCCTGCTGCGCCTCTCTCCGCGGGAGCTGCTGCTGGGCGAGGAGATCATCGGCAACATCAGCGACGAAGGGTACCTGGTCTGTCCGCTGGAGACGGTGGTTCAATCGCTGAACGAGTTCCTCGGGGAGGAAGGGTCGGACTGGGCTGGGTCGGAGGATGAGCAGCGCCCGTATACGATGCAGGAGGCGCAGGAGATGCTTCGGCTCATCCAGGGCTTCGATCCCCCGGGCATCGGCGCCCGCGACCTGCGGGAATGTATTCTCCTGCAGCTTCGGGACGCCGCCGCGCAGGAGTTGACGGCGAAGTCGGGCGGTATCGAGCCTACTGACGAGGAGCTGGAGGAGGTCCTTGCGGGATCACTCGCTTACCGCATCGCGCGGGACTACTTCGACCAGTTGATCAACCACCGGTGGTCGGAGATCTCGAAGGAGCTCTCGATCACGCCGCGCGACGTCCAGGACGCGGCCGACGAGATCTCCAAGCTGGATCCGAAGCCGGGGCTCAAGTACGGCAGTCACGACGACAACTACATCACCCCGGACCTGGTGGTGGAGAAGGTGGGTGACGATTACCTCGTCTTCCTCAACGACACCAACCTTCCGCGGCTCAAGCTCTCCAAGACCTATCGCGAGATCGCAAAGGACAAGAAGAAGTTCGCGGGCGAGAACAAGGAGTTCATCTCCAACAAGCTGAACTCGGCCAACTGGATGATCCAGGCGATCGAGCAGCGCCGGCAGACCATGCTGAAGGTGATGAACTTCATCGTCGACCGGCAGCGCGACTTCTTCGAGAAGGGCGTGCAGTACCTCAAGCCGCTCACCCTGCGGGAGGTCGCCGAGGTGATCGACATGCACGAGTCGACGGTCTCGCGGGTGACCAACGAGAAGTACGTGCAGACGCCGCGGGGCGTGTTGCCGCTGAAGTTCTTCTTCTCCTCGGGCCTGTCGACGACCTCGGGCGAGGAGGTATCCGCCCGCGGTATCAAGGCCCAGATCCAGAAGCTGGTCGCGGAGGAGAACCCGGCGAAGCCGCTCACCGACCAGGCGATCGTCAATATCCTGAAGAAGGAGGGGATCCAGATCGCCCGACGCACGGTCGCCAAGTATCGCGACCAGCTGGGCATCCTCTCCGCTCGGATGCGCAAGCGGGTGTGA
- the lptB gene encoding LPS export ABC transporter ATP-binding protein, whose amino-acid sequence MADERPPMVDELLARTERADLSALLTLRALALREKAGEGWVSCAALVDELERELTRLGAAPETGLSHASRPWEQTPQPSEEERNYLHEHVARMLADQGLVELRGTSGDGLEGSSVRLAPALRARRDALQERVERRIRVITEAPTTQRAVREPTPGGSTLAASGLVKVYRKRKVVNNVDLHVTQGEIVGLLGPNGAGKTTTFYMMVGLIAPDAGRVTIGKEDVTDTPMFRRARKGIGYLAQEPSIFRKLTVEENVRAILQMMGLSKEEQQRRLEVLLDELGIKHLRHSKAYALSGGERRRLEITRALVGRPKFMLLDEPFAGVDPIAVHDIQQIVADLRQRNIGVLISDHNVEQTLDIVDRAYIMYEGRVRVSGTVSELVWNDEVAEIYLGPTLTARMRQRYTNPE is encoded by the coding sequence ATGGCTGACGAGCGGCCACCCATGGTGGACGAGCTGCTGGCGCGGACGGAGCGGGCCGACCTTTCGGCCCTGCTCACGTTGCGCGCGCTCGCCCTCCGTGAGAAAGCCGGGGAGGGGTGGGTCTCCTGCGCGGCGCTCGTGGACGAGCTGGAGCGCGAGCTCACGCGGTTGGGTGCCGCACCGGAGACGGGGCTGTCGCACGCCTCGAGGCCCTGGGAGCAGACTCCCCAGCCGAGCGAGGAGGAGCGCAATTACCTGCACGAGCACGTGGCCCGCATGCTCGCCGACCAGGGGCTGGTCGAGCTTCGCGGGACGAGTGGAGACGGCCTCGAGGGGAGCAGCGTCCGTCTCGCCCCGGCGCTGCGCGCGCGGCGAGACGCCTTGCAGGAGCGGGTGGAACGGCGCATCCGCGTGATCACCGAGGCGCCGACCACTCAGCGGGCCGTCCGAGAGCCGACCCCCGGGGGAAGCACGCTCGCTGCCTCCGGGCTGGTCAAGGTGTATCGAAAGCGGAAGGTGGTGAACAACGTCGACCTGCACGTGACGCAGGGGGAGATCGTGGGTCTGCTCGGCCCCAACGGGGCCGGGAAGACCACGACCTTCTACATGATGGTCGGCCTGATCGCCCCCGATGCCGGTCGCGTGACCATCGGCAAGGAAGACGTCACCGATACGCCGATGTTCCGGCGGGCTCGCAAGGGGATCGGCTACCTGGCGCAGGAGCCGTCGATCTTCCGCAAGCTGACGGTCGAGGAGAACGTGCGCGCCATTCTGCAGATGATGGGCCTCTCCAAGGAGGAGCAGCAGCGGCGCCTGGAGGTTCTGCTCGACGAGCTCGGGATCAAGCACCTGCGGCATTCCAAGGCATACGCCCTGTCCGGCGGAGAGCGGCGCCGGCTGGAGATCACCCGGGCGCTGGTAGGCCGTCCGAAGTTCATGTTGCTCGACGAGCCCTTCGCCGGGGTCGACCCGATCGCGGTGCACGACATCCAGCAGATCGTCGCCGACCTCCGCCAGCGCAACATCGGGGTACTGATCAGTGACCACAATGTAGAGCAAACGCTCGACATCGTGGATCGAGCATACATCATGTACGAAGGACGCGTGCGGGTTTCCGGTACGGTTTCTGAATTGGTATGGAATGACGAGGTGGCGGAGATCTACCTTGGCCCCACCCTGACCGCCCGCATGCGTCAGCGATACACAAATCCCGAGTAA
- the lptC gene encoding LPS export ABC transporter periplasmic protein LptC: MCWRYLVTALLATAIAACGDDSGRSSEVLSPDDLPPGDMTFGVEHVMTRKGVRTAILQADTAIQQENGRQWDLRGVYIQFFTETGAESGTLTSKAGEYTPDDGSFIARDDVVLITQSENGVRRLETEELHYDVRSEEIWSDSAWVLNEGGSVSRGTSFRSDVNGENWRAVGVETENISTGGGEITF, translated from the coding sequence ATGTGTTGGCGCTACCTAGTGACCGCTTTGCTGGCTACGGCGATCGCCGCCTGTGGGGACGATTCGGGGCGTTCTTCCGAGGTCCTCTCCCCCGACGATCTACCTCCGGGCGACATGACGTTTGGCGTGGAGCACGTGATGACGCGGAAGGGGGTGCGTACCGCGATTCTGCAGGCCGACACCGCGATTCAGCAGGAGAACGGCCGCCAGTGGGATCTGCGCGGCGTGTACATCCAGTTCTTCACCGAAACCGGGGCGGAATCCGGCACCCTGACCTCGAAGGCGGGCGAGTACACCCCCGATGACGGCTCCTTCATCGCCCGGGACGATGTCGTCCTGATCACGCAATCGGAGAACGGCGTCCGGCGTCTGGAGACGGAGGAGCTCCACTACGACGTCCGGTCTGAGGAGATATGGAGTGATTCGGCCTGGGTTCTGAACGAAGGGGGGAGCGTTTCGCGCGGCACTTCCTTCCGCTCCGACGTCAACGGGGAGAACTGGCGCGCGGTGGGCGTGGAAACCGAGAACATTTCGACAGGCGGGGGAGAGATCACCTTCTGA
- a CDS encoding KpsF/GutQ family sugar-phosphate isomerase encodes MTPRAPEQERRRPSRIDADPETLVAEARRVLKMEADAVAALADRVGDSFVAAVEAVMESRGRVIVSGVGKSGLVGRKIAATLTSTGTPATFLHPVEALHGDLGIVDPGDVAILLSKSGESEELHGLLEYFRRVGVVIVAITGRSDSTLARHATIVLDAGVAEEACPHDLAPTTSTTAALALGDALAVALLRRRGFDREDFARIHPGGALGRRLLMRVRDAMLVEDLPTLGPTATMRECIVLLAEKRGTVAVVDDDGKLLGVVTAGDLTRLMERENDVFDVPVERVMTRSPRTTRPDELAAAAVGIMERHGVMALPVLDEDRRVIGMVHLHDLMRAGAI; translated from the coding sequence GTGACGCCGCGCGCACCGGAGCAGGAGCGGCGGCGACCCAGCCGCATCGACGCCGACCCGGAGACGCTGGTCGCCGAGGCGCGGCGCGTCCTGAAGATGGAAGCGGACGCGGTGGCAGCGCTGGCGGATCGGGTGGGTGACAGCTTCGTCGCCGCGGTGGAGGCGGTGATGGAGTCTCGGGGAAGGGTCATCGTCTCCGGCGTCGGTAAGTCGGGGCTGGTGGGTAGGAAGATCGCGGCGACGCTGACCTCCACCGGCACCCCGGCCACCTTCCTCCACCCGGTCGAGGCGCTGCATGGCGACCTCGGCATCGTGGATCCGGGGGACGTCGCGATTCTTCTCTCCAAGAGCGGCGAGTCGGAGGAGCTCCACGGTCTGCTCGAATACTTCCGGCGGGTGGGGGTGGTGATCGTGGCCATCACCGGCCGTAGCGACAGCACGCTCGCCCGCCACGCCACCATCGTGCTCGATGCCGGTGTGGCGGAAGAGGCCTGTCCCCATGATCTGGCCCCCACCACCTCGACCACAGCGGCGCTGGCCCTGGGGGACGCCCTGGCGGTCGCGTTGCTGCGGCGGCGGGGCTTCGATCGGGAGGACTTCGCCCGCATTCATCCGGGCGGAGCCCTGGGCCGACGCCTCCTCATGCGCGTGCGTGACGCAATGCTGGTGGAGGACCTGCCGACACTCGGCCCTACCGCGACGATGCGCGAGTGCATCGTGTTGTTGGCCGAAAAGCGCGGCACGGTGGCGGTGGTGGACGACGACGGGAAGCTCCTGGGGGTTGTGACGGCGGGCGACCTGACACGGCTGATGGAGCGCGAGAACGACGTCTTCGACGTGCCGGTCGAGCGGGTGATGACGCGCTCGCCGCGCACGACCCGACCGGACGAGCTTGCGGCTGCCGCCGTGGGTATCATGGAGCGCCACGGCGTGATGGCGCTGCCGGTACTGGACGAGGACCGTCGCGTGATCGGCATGGTGCACCTACACGATCTCATGCGGGCAGGAGCGATCTGA
- a CDS encoding HAD hydrolase family protein — MSRHEAGLTDRERAAAVRLVGLDVDGVMTDGGLYLGATRGGERIEVKRFDITDGLGIHLLQQSGIEVAIVTRRSSEAVRLRAEELGIRECHQNASPSKLPVLESIARKLGVGLEAVAFIGDDLADLPVLRRVGFPIAVANAVPEVRAAARWVSTRPGGFGAVRELAEFLLRARGEWVTAVERYTGREEA; from the coding sequence ATGAGCCGGCACGAAGCCGGGCTGACGGACCGGGAGCGGGCGGCGGCGGTCCGGTTGGTGGGGTTGGACGTGGACGGGGTAATGACGGACGGCGGCCTGTATCTCGGCGCCACCCGCGGGGGTGAGCGCATCGAGGTGAAGCGGTTCGACATCACCGACGGGCTCGGGATCCATCTCCTGCAGCAGAGCGGGATCGAGGTCGCTATTGTGACCCGGCGCTCGTCGGAGGCGGTGCGCTTGCGGGCGGAGGAGCTCGGAATCCGGGAGTGTCACCAGAACGCCTCGCCGAGCAAGCTGCCGGTCCTGGAATCGATTGCGCGAAAGCTCGGAGTGGGGTTGGAGGCGGTGGCGTTCATTGGAGACGACCTTGCGGACCTGCCGGTGCTGCGTCGGGTGGGCTTTCCCATCGCCGTGGCCAACGCGGTTCCGGAGGTGCGGGCAGCCGCGCGCTGGGTGTCGACACGGCCAGGCGGATTTGGAGCCGTGCGCGAGCTTGCGGAGTTCCTGCTGCGGGCCCGGGGAGAGTGGGTCACAGCGGTCGAACGGTATACGGGGAGGGAAGAAGCGTGA
- the kdsA gene encoding 3-deoxy-8-phosphooctulonate synthase codes for MSPSVHGTSVEALFRPGGGFFLIAGPCVLEDDALNLTVARELRAVNEELGIAIIFKSSFDKANRSSLSSARGPGLEEGLRKLARVREETGLPILTDVHESYQCEPVGEVVDVLQIPAFLCRQTDLLLAAGRTGRAVNVKKGQWMAPHEMGNAVQKLRAAGAGGVAVTERGTAFGYGNLVVDMRSFTEMREACQAPTVFDGTHSVQRPGAGAVSGGDPRHIPALVRAATAAGADALFLEVHPEPAGAPSDATNMLRLDRLRPLLEDVLAIRQALGRPVAGDAAPGSSATR; via the coding sequence GTGAGCCCGAGTGTGCACGGTACGTCGGTCGAGGCGCTCTTCCGGCCCGGGGGAGGCTTCTTCCTGATCGCGGGTCCGTGCGTGCTGGAGGACGACGCGCTGAACCTGACGGTGGCGCGGGAGCTCCGCGCGGTTAACGAGGAGCTGGGGATCGCCATCATCTTCAAGTCGTCGTTCGACAAGGCGAACCGCTCGTCGCTCTCCTCGGCGCGGGGGCCCGGCCTGGAGGAGGGGCTCCGCAAACTGGCCCGAGTTCGCGAGGAAACGGGGCTGCCGATACTCACAGATGTGCACGAGTCCTATCAGTGCGAGCCGGTGGGCGAGGTGGTGGACGTGCTGCAGATCCCGGCCTTCCTCTGCCGCCAGACCGATCTACTGCTGGCCGCGGGCCGCACCGGGCGGGCGGTGAACGTGAAGAAGGGGCAGTGGATGGCCCCGCACGAGATGGGCAATGCCGTGCAGAAGCTACGCGCCGCGGGCGCTGGCGGAGTCGCGGTGACGGAGCGGGGAACCGCCTTCGGCTACGGCAACCTGGTGGTCGACATGCGCTCCTTCACCGAGATGCGGGAGGCCTGCCAGGCCCCCACCGTCTTCGACGGTACGCACTCCGTGCAGCGTCCCGGTGCGGGAGCGGTCAGCGGAGGCGACCCTCGCCACATCCCCGCGCTCGTGCGGGCGGCTACCGCGGCCGGTGCGGATGCGCTCTTCCTCGAGGTGCACCCGGAGCCAGCCGGGGCTCCGTCGGACGCCACCAACATGCTGCGCCTCGACCGGCTGCGGCCGCTCCTGGAGGACGTGTTGGCGATCCGCCAGGCGCTCGGACGTCCTGTGGCCGGGGATGCCGCGCCTGGGAGCTCCGCGACCCGATGA
- a CDS encoding CTP synthase yields MTETNTTPTKFIFVTGGVVSSLGKGIAAASLGRLLVERGLRVTIQKFDPYINVDPGTLSPFQHGEVFVTDDGAETDLDLGHYERFIDQSLSQANNITTGRIYQDVITKERRGDYLGATVQVIPHITDAIKGAIRRLAPNHDVVITEIGGTVGDIESLPFLEAIRQYRQEVGREHTLFVHVTLVPYIAAAGELKTKPTQHSVRELMEIGIQPDILICRSERPIPVEMRRKIALFANVDVNGVIEAPDASTIYEVPLQLHAQHLDDQVVARLRLETQKPDLTEWRDLVERIKRPRRGTVRIAVVGKYVALIDSYKSVQEALIHGGIANDVGVEIAWLSSEDFENGSSADELLAGFDGLLIPGGFGVRGVEGMLNAIGSARRTGLPFFGICLGLQTAIIEFTRSVCGLANAHSMEWDAETEHPVICLMDAQRQITDLGGSMRLGSFTARLQPGSRAAEIYGSLEISERHRHRYEVNNAYRDALAEAGMVVSATSPDGNLVEMIELPDHPWFLATQFHPELKSRPNHPHPLFASFIAAAAKRRAEKREIAEPRVDTFAGAAR; encoded by the coding sequence ACCAAATTCATCTTCGTCACCGGCGGGGTTGTCTCGTCGCTGGGTAAAGGAATCGCGGCCGCTTCGCTCGGTCGGCTGCTGGTCGAGCGGGGGCTGCGGGTCACCATCCAGAAATTCGACCCCTATATCAACGTCGACCCGGGTACGCTGTCCCCCTTCCAGCACGGGGAGGTATTCGTCACCGACGACGGAGCCGAGACCGACCTGGACCTCGGCCACTACGAACGCTTCATCGACCAGTCGCTCTCGCAAGCGAACAACATCACCACCGGCCGCATCTACCAGGACGTCATCACCAAGGAGCGCCGCGGTGACTATCTCGGCGCCACCGTTCAGGTCATCCCGCACATCACCGATGCAATCAAGGGAGCCATCCGACGGCTCGCCCCGAACCACGACGTCGTGATCACCGAGATCGGTGGGACCGTCGGTGACATCGAGAGCCTTCCGTTCCTCGAGGCGATCCGGCAGTACCGGCAGGAGGTCGGGCGGGAGCACACGCTGTTCGTGCACGTGACCCTGGTTCCCTACATCGCCGCGGCGGGAGAGCTCAAGACGAAGCCGACCCAGCACTCGGTGCGGGAGCTGATGGAGATCGGAATTCAGCCGGATATCCTGATCTGCCGCTCCGAGCGCCCGATTCCGGTGGAGATGCGCCGCAAGATCGCACTCTTCGCGAACGTGGACGTGAACGGCGTCATCGAGGCGCCGGACGCGTCCACGATCTACGAGGTGCCGCTGCAGCTTCACGCTCAGCACCTCGACGACCAGGTAGTGGCGCGGCTCAGGCTCGAGACACAGAAGCCGGACCTCACCGAGTGGCGCGACCTGGTCGAGCGCATCAAGCGCCCGCGTCGCGGGACCGTGCGCATCGCGGTGGTGGGCAAGTACGTGGCCCTCATCGACTCCTACAAGTCGGTACAGGAGGCCCTGATCCACGGCGGCATCGCCAACGACGTGGGAGTGGAGATTGCCTGGCTGTCCTCCGAGGACTTCGAGAACGGCAGCTCCGCGGATGAGCTGCTCGCCGGCTTCGACGGCCTCCTGATCCCCGGTGGGTTCGGCGTGCGTGGCGTGGAGGGAATGCTCAACGCGATCGGCTCCGCCCGGCGCACGGGGCTGCCCTTCTTCGGCATCTGCCTGGGGCTGCAGACCGCGATCATCGAATTCACGCGTAGCGTCTGCGGCCTGGCCAATGCGCACTCGATGGAGTGGGACGCTGAAACCGAGCATCCGGTGATCTGCCTCATGGATGCCCAGCGCCAGATCACCGATCTGGGCGGCTCGATGCGGCTGGGATCGTTCACGGCGCGTCTGCAGCCGGGGTCGCGCGCGGCGGAGATCTACGGGTCACTCGAGATCAGCGAGCGGCACCGCCACCGCTACGAGGTCAACAACGCATACCGCGACGCGCTGGCCGAGGCGGGGATGGTGGTGAGCGCGACCTCTCCGGATGGGAACCTGGTGGAGATGATCGAGCTGCCGGATCACCCCTGGTTCCTCGCCACGCAGTTCCATCCGGAGCTGAAGTCGCGCCCGAACCATCCGCACCCGCTCTTCGCCTCCTTCATTGCCGCTGCTGCGAAGCGGCGGGCGGAGAAGCGGGAGATCGCGGAGCCGAGGGTAGACACCTTCGCGGGGGCAGCGCGGTGA